A genomic window from Streptomyces sp. NBC_00234 includes:
- a CDS encoding alpha/beta hydrolase, translating into MPVLPGAEPFRHDGGEVGVLLCHGFTGSPQSLRPWADYLAERGLTVALPLLPGHGTRWEDMAVTGWQDWYAEVDRELRVLRERCSQVFVFGLSMGGALSLRLAAKHGDAITGLVLVNPANKVHGLSAYALPVARHFVRTTKGLTSDIALEGVEETGYDRVPLHAAHSVRNFFRLVDAELPQVTQPLLLLHSPQDHVVPPADSARVLSRVSSTDVQEILLEQSYHVATLDHDAERIFEESYSFIGRLAPSVGKKGSTSGG; encoded by the coding sequence GTGCCGGTCCTCCCTGGAGCCGAGCCGTTCCGCCACGATGGCGGAGAGGTCGGCGTCCTTCTCTGTCACGGATTCACCGGATCGCCGCAGTCGCTGCGCCCCTGGGCCGACTACCTGGCCGAGCGGGGGCTGACCGTCGCGCTCCCGCTGCTGCCCGGACACGGCACCCGCTGGGAGGACATGGCCGTCACCGGCTGGCAGGACTGGTACGCGGAAGTGGACCGGGAGCTGCGCGTCCTGCGGGAGCGGTGCAGCCAGGTCTTCGTCTTCGGGCTCTCCATGGGCGGCGCGCTGTCGCTGCGGCTCGCGGCGAAGCACGGTGACGCGATCACCGGCCTGGTGCTCGTGAACCCGGCGAACAAGGTGCACGGTCTCTCGGCCTACGCCCTCCCGGTCGCCCGCCATTTCGTGCGTACGACGAAGGGCCTCACCAGCGACATCGCGCTGGAGGGCGTCGAGGAGACCGGTTACGACCGGGTGCCGCTGCACGCGGCCCATTCGGTACGCAACTTCTTCCGTCTGGTCGACGCCGAGCTGCCCCAGGTCACCCAGCCGCTCCTGCTGCTGCACAGCCCGCAGGACCATGTGGTGCCGCCCGCCGATTCGGCCCGCGTCCTCAGCCGGGTGTCGTCGACGGATGTCCAGGAGATCCTGCTGGAACAGAGCTACCACGTGGCGACGTTGGACCATGATGCGGAGCGGATCTTCGAGGAGAGCTACTCGTTCATCGGCCGCCTCGCACCCAGCGTCGGGAAGAAGGGGAGCACGTCCGGTGGCTGA
- a CDS encoding ROK family glucokinase — protein sequence MGLTIGVDIGGTKIAAGVVDEEGQILSMFKVPTPPTAEGIVDAICSAVAGASEGHDVEAVGIGAAGYVDDKRATVLFAPNIKWRHEPLKDKVEQRVGLPVVVENDANAAAWGEYRFGAGQGHDDVICITLGTGLGGGIIIGNKLRRGRFGVAAEFGHIRVVPDGLLCGCGSQGCWEQYASGRALVRYAKQRANATPENAAILLSLGDGTVEGIEGKHISAAARQGDLVAVDSFRELARWAGAGLADLASLFDPSAFIVGGGVSDEGELVLDPIRKSFRRWLIGGEWRPHAQVLAAQLGGKAGLVGAADLARQG from the coding sequence ATGGGACTCACCATCGGCGTCGATATCGGCGGCACGAAGATCGCGGCTGGAGTGGTCGACGAAGAGGGCCAGATCCTCTCGATGTTCAAGGTACCGACCCCGCCGACGGCCGAAGGCATCGTCGACGCGATCTGCTCAGCCGTGGCCGGAGCGAGCGAGGGGCACGATGTCGAGGCAGTCGGCATCGGCGCTGCCGGATATGTCGACGACAAGCGCGCCACCGTGCTGTTCGCACCGAACATCAAGTGGCGGCACGAGCCGCTGAAGGACAAGGTCGAGCAGCGCGTCGGTCTGCCGGTCGTCGTCGAGAACGACGCCAACGCGGCAGCCTGGGGCGAATACCGCTTCGGTGCCGGACAGGGCCACGACGACGTCATCTGCATCACGCTCGGCACCGGCCTGGGCGGCGGCATCATCATCGGCAACAAACTGCGGCGCGGACGCTTCGGCGTGGCCGCCGAGTTCGGCCACATCCGGGTCGTCCCGGACGGTTTGCTCTGCGGCTGCGGCAGCCAGGGCTGCTGGGAGCAGTACGCCTCGGGGCGTGCGCTCGTCCGCTACGCGAAGCAGCGCGCCAACGCCACCCCGGAGAACGCGGCGATCCTCCTGTCGCTCGGCGACGGCACGGTGGAGGGCATCGAGGGCAAGCACATCAGTGCCGCCGCCCGGCAGGGCGACCTGGTCGCCGTCGACTCGTTCCGTGAGCTGGCCCGTTGGGCCGGAGCCGGACTCGCCGACCTCGCCTCGCTCTTCGACCCTTCCGCCTTCATCGTCGGCGGCGGCGTCTCGGACGAGGGCGAGCTCGTCCTCGACCCGATCCGCAAGTCCTTCCGGCGCTGGCTGATCGGCGGCGAGTGGCGTCCGCACGCCCAGGTGCTCGCCGCCCAGCTCGGCGGCAAGGCCGGCCTGGTGGGCGCGGCCGACCTGGCCCGCCAGGGCTGA
- a CDS encoding SRPBCC family protein: protein MAEHTSSSIMIEAAPADVMGVIADFARYPEWTGEVKQAEVLAGDDQGRAEQVRLVLDAGAIKDDHVLAYTWTGENEVSWTLVKSQMLRALDGSYTLVPVGDRTEVTYRLAVDVKIPLLGMIKRKAEKVIIDRALAGLKKRVESVPRG from the coding sequence ATGGCTGAACACACCAGCTCGAGCATCATGATCGAGGCGGCACCGGCCGACGTCATGGGAGTGATCGCCGACTTCGCCCGCTATCCCGAGTGGACCGGCGAGGTGAAGCAGGCCGAGGTGCTGGCAGGCGACGACCAGGGCCGGGCCGAGCAGGTCCGGCTGGTCCTGGACGCCGGAGCGATCAAGGACGACCACGTCCTCGCGTACACCTGGACAGGTGAGAACGAGGTCAGCTGGACCCTGGTGAAGTCCCAGATGCTGCGGGCCCTCGACGGCTCGTACACGCTGGTTCCGGTCGGCGACCGCACCGAGGTCACCTACCGGCTGGCCGTCGACGTCAAGATCCCGCTCCTGGGCATGATCAAGCGCAAGGCGGAGAAGGTCATCATCGACCGCGCGCTGGCCGGACTGAAGAAGCGCGTCGAGTCCGTCCCGCGGGGCTGA
- a CDS encoding metallophosphoesterase family protein: MRGSGGDGRSATARSGTRIHVVSDVHGNTQALARAGDGADALVCLGDLVLFLDYADHSRGIFPDLFGVENADRIVELRTARRFEEARAFGRALWVGKDRNAAIVGAVRKQYAEMFAVLPTPTYATYGNVDIPGLWPEYAGPGTTVLDGQRAEIGGRVFGFVGGGLKTPMNTPYEISDEEYAAKVEALGPVDVLCSHIPPDVPELTYDTVARRFERGSRALLDAIRRTRPRYALFGHVHQPLVRRMRIGVTECVNVGHFASTGRPWALEW; encoded by the coding sequence ATGCGAGGCAGCGGAGGGGACGGCCGAAGCGCGACCGCGAGGAGCGGTACGCGCATCCACGTGGTCAGCGACGTGCACGGCAACACCCAGGCGCTCGCCCGCGCGGGAGACGGCGCCGACGCCCTCGTCTGCCTCGGTGACCTGGTGCTCTTCCTCGACTACGCCGACCACTCGCGCGGCATCTTCCCCGACCTCTTCGGGGTGGAGAACGCGGACCGCATCGTGGAACTGCGCACCGCCCGCCGCTTCGAGGAGGCCCGCGCCTTCGGCCGCGCCCTGTGGGTGGGCAAGGACCGCAACGCCGCCATCGTCGGCGCGGTACGCAAGCAGTACGCGGAGATGTTCGCCGTCCTGCCCACCCCGACGTACGCCACCTACGGCAACGTCGACATCCCCGGGCTCTGGCCCGAGTACGCGGGCCCCGGCACCACCGTCCTGGACGGCCAGCGCGCCGAGATCGGCGGCCGGGTCTTCGGCTTCGTCGGCGGCGGACTGAAGACCCCGATGAACACCCCGTACGAGATCAGCGACGAGGAGTACGCCGCCAAGGTCGAGGCGCTCGGACCGGTGGACGTGCTCTGCTCGCACATCCCGCCCGACGTCCCGGAGCTGACGTACGACACCGTGGCGCGCCGCTTCGAGCGCGGCAGCCGGGCCCTTCTCGACGCCATCCGCCGCACCCGCCCCCGCTACGCGCTTTTCGGCCATGTCCACCAGCCGCTGGTCCGCCGGATGCGGATCGGCGTCACCGAGTGCGTCAACGTCGGTCACTTCGCGTCCACCGGGCGGCCATGGGCCCTGGAGTGGTGA
- a CDS encoding C40 family peptidase gives MVSHRRSTQSGLNRTVRVTVLSAAAATAAATLGAAPASADPQDTREATRARVDRLYGEAEKATELFNEAGEKVDLLRGEVGRAQDTAARGQQDINRMRTALGSIAGAQYRSGGIDPSIALLLSADPDTFLDRAATLDRLSARRTVELTKLQRVQRKVAQTRAEATRSLAELEAGRAAVTRHKRTVEGKLAQARQLLNSLPAEDRETLDRASRSGREDAVPALSDRAPGSGRAMAALMAARQALGLPYVWGANGPSGFDCSGLMQWAYAQAGVSLPRTSQAQRYAGRMVPLSEARPGDLVAYRADASHIGMYAGNGQVIHAPYPGAPVRYDPVGMMPVSSVTRL, from the coding sequence GTGGTGTCCCATCGCCGTTCCACACAGTCCGGCCTCAACCGGACCGTCCGGGTCACTGTCCTGTCGGCCGCCGCGGCGACTGCCGCGGCCACACTCGGGGCCGCCCCGGCGAGCGCCGACCCGCAGGACACGCGCGAGGCCACCAGGGCCCGCGTCGACCGGCTGTATGGCGAGGCCGAGAAGGCCACCGAGCTGTTCAACGAGGCCGGCGAGAAGGTCGACCTGCTGCGCGGCGAGGTGGGCCGGGCGCAGGACACCGCGGCCCGGGGCCAGCAGGACATCAACCGGATGCGCACGGCCCTCGGTTCGATCGCCGGCGCGCAGTACCGCTCGGGCGGCATCGACCCGTCGATCGCGCTGCTCCTCTCCGCGGACCCGGACACCTTCCTCGACCGGGCCGCCACCCTCGACCGGCTGAGCGCGCGGCGGACCGTCGAGCTGACCAAGCTCCAGCGGGTGCAGCGCAAGGTCGCCCAGACCCGCGCGGAGGCCACCAGGTCCCTCGCCGAGCTGGAGGCCGGCCGGGCGGCCGTCACCCGCCACAAGCGCACCGTCGAGGGCAAGCTCGCCCAGGCCCGTCAGCTGCTGAACTCCCTGCCCGCCGAGGACCGGGAGACCCTCGACCGGGCCTCCCGTTCGGGACGCGAGGACGCGGTCCCGGCCCTCTCGGACCGGGCGCCGGGTTCGGGGAGGGCCATGGCCGCGCTCATGGCGGCCAGGCAGGCACTCGGCCTGCCATACGTGTGGGGCGCCAACGGGCCCAGCGGATTCGACTGTTCCGGGCTCATGCAGTGGGCGTACGCCCAGGCCGGGGTCAGCCTCCCGCGCACCTCCCAGGCCCAGCGCTACGCCGGCCGGATGGTGCCGCTCTCCGAGGCCCGCCCCGGTGACCTCGTCGCCTACCGCGCGGACGCGAGCCACATCGGGATGTACGCGGGCAACGGCCAGGTGATCCACGCCCCGTACCCGGGTGCCCCGGTGCGTTACGACCCCGTCGGCATGATGCCCGTCTCCTCGGTCACCCGCCTGTGA
- a CDS encoding glycosyltransferase family 87 protein: MTGAIGTRLSLSVWALTRATLLLCVFKVFTVPGPDVTSDVSAIYHGWYEVLRSGTYPVDDVTWQYPPVAALAVLSPALLPFLDYPSAFYVLALLCDALVFGLLLRARRRPGRSGAGAWVWVAGVPLLGPTSYARYDLMVTAVAVAALLAGVRRPRVLGVLAAFGALLKVWPALLLVGTARGRTSRSAWSAAATTAATLAVLCAAALPGAFAFLSFQRDRGTEIESLGALVFHVARQFGWEGGVELRYGSMEFVGPYVPLVSTLALGLSVLAFGWLLVWRLRARTFTVRTPADAAFTAVLLFTTTSRVISPQYLLWLVGLAAVCLVFRDSRMVLPACLVLVATGVTLLEFPLGFAHVVAGDAVGVGLLLVRNGLLVAATLAAGLRLWQETVPARAGNGPRADSAEGPERGNRQPSRAAR, encoded by the coding sequence ATGACGGGAGCAATCGGTACACGTCTGTCTCTCTCGGTGTGGGCCCTGACCCGGGCGACGCTGCTGCTCTGCGTCTTCAAGGTCTTCACGGTCCCGGGGCCGGACGTGACGAGCGACGTGTCGGCGATCTACCACGGCTGGTACGAGGTGCTGAGGAGCGGCACCTACCCGGTGGACGACGTCACCTGGCAGTACCCGCCCGTCGCCGCGCTCGCCGTCCTCTCCCCGGCCCTGCTGCCGTTTCTGGACTATCCGTCGGCCTTCTACGTCCTGGCCCTGCTCTGCGACGCGCTGGTGTTCGGCCTGCTGCTGCGGGCGAGGCGGCGGCCGGGCAGGAGCGGCGCCGGGGCCTGGGTGTGGGTGGCGGGGGTGCCGCTCCTCGGCCCGACCTCGTACGCCCGTTACGACCTGATGGTCACCGCGGTGGCGGTGGCGGCGCTGCTGGCCGGGGTGCGCCGGCCTCGGGTGCTGGGGGTGCTGGCCGCCTTCGGGGCGCTGCTGAAGGTGTGGCCCGCGCTGCTGCTGGTGGGCACGGCGCGCGGGCGTACGAGCCGGAGCGCCTGGTCGGCCGCCGCGACGACGGCGGCGACCCTGGCCGTGCTGTGCGCGGCGGCGCTGCCGGGTGCCTTCGCGTTCCTCTCGTTCCAGCGGGACCGGGGCACCGAGATCGAGTCACTGGGGGCGCTGGTGTTCCACGTGGCCCGGCAGTTCGGGTGGGAGGGCGGGGTGGAGCTGCGCTACGGCTCGATGGAGTTCGTCGGTCCGTACGTCCCCCTGGTCTCCACGCTCGCCCTGGGGCTGTCCGTGCTCGCCTTCGGCTGGCTCCTGGTGTGGCGGCTGCGGGCGCGGACGTTCACGGTGCGCACTCCGGCGGACGCGGCGTTCACCGCGGTCCTGCTGTTCACCACGACCAGCCGGGTCATCAGTCCCCAGTACCTGCTGTGGCTGGTCGGCCTGGCGGCCGTCTGCCTGGTGTTCCGGGACAGCCGGATGGTGCTGCCCGCCTGTCTGGTGCTGGTGGCCACGGGCGTCACCCTGCTGGAGTTCCCGCTCGGCTTCGCGCACGTGGTCGCCGGAGACGCGGTGGGCGTGGGCCTGCTCCTCGTACGCAACGGGCTGCTGGTGGCCGCGACGCTGGCCGCCGGACTGCGGCTGTGGCAGGAGACCGTCCCCGCCCGGGCGGGGAACGGGCCGCGCGCCGACTCCGCCGAGGGCCCGGAGCGGGGGAACCGTCAGCCGAGCCGGGCCGCCAGGTAG
- a CDS encoding DUF5304 domain-containing protein, producing MSEATDRPADGDAWADACAEDLAAEKARRRAENGPQPGSAAEELRKLVDAVADKVSSLQSPLLGVAAQGAVQQAIRQAKSAVEPVIERNPDLFDHLAAAGNELLAAYRSAVEGQEARWTRTTEGAGGADTAKKAAEDPSDPRDEGPGGSEKIDLD from the coding sequence ATGAGTGAAGCCACCGATCGTCCCGCCGACGGCGACGCGTGGGCCGATGCCTGCGCCGAGGACCTCGCAGCCGAGAAGGCCAGGCGCCGCGCCGAGAACGGGCCGCAGCCCGGCTCCGCCGCCGAGGAACTGCGCAAGCTGGTCGACGCGGTGGCCGACAAGGTCTCCTCGCTCCAGTCGCCGCTGCTCGGCGTTGCCGCCCAGGGCGCCGTCCAGCAGGCGATCCGGCAGGCCAAGTCCGCCGTCGAGCCCGTCATCGAGCGCAATCCGGACCTCTTCGACCACCTCGCCGCGGCGGGCAACGAACTCCTGGCCGCCTACCGCTCGGCCGTCGAGGGCCAGGAGGCCCGCTGGACCCGTACCACCGAGGGTGCGGGCGGCGCCGACACTGCGAAGAAGGCGGCCGAAGACCCCTCCGACCCCCGCGACGAGGGCCCCGGCGGCAGCGAAAAGATCGACCTGGACTGA
- a CDS encoding endonuclease/exonuclease/phosphatase family protein, giving the protein MVMTPLPDSRTEQDGSAVVRVLSYNVRSLRDDTEALARVIRACRPDLVFVQEAPRFFRWRKAAARLAARTDLVILSGGATAAGPLLLCSLRATVERTEDVLLPRTPGLHRRGFATAVVRIAGTRIGLLSCHLSLQREERLAQAGLLLERLDSMRVPHAIAAGDLNEGPEGPAFERLAGRLQDCRAVRPWGGEATFPPDEPRRRIDAVFATDGIEVLGCGVPSGLPGVTDADLRAATDHLPVLAALRVPALSTTARPA; this is encoded by the coding sequence ATGGTCATGACGCCGCTGCCCGACTCCCGTACCGAGCAGGACGGTTCGGCCGTCGTCAGAGTGCTCAGCTACAACGTCCGGTCCCTGCGCGACGACACCGAGGCCCTGGCCCGGGTCATCCGCGCCTGCCGTCCCGACCTGGTCTTCGTCCAGGAGGCCCCGCGCTTCTTCCGCTGGCGCAAGGCCGCCGCCAGGCTCGCCGCCCGTACCGATCTGGTGATCCTCAGCGGCGGCGCCACGGCGGCCGGGCCCCTGCTGCTCTGTTCGCTGAGGGCCACGGTGGAGCGGACCGAGGACGTGCTGCTGCCGCGCACCCCCGGACTGCACCGCAGAGGATTCGCCACGGCCGTGGTGCGGATCGCGGGAACCCGGATCGGGCTCCTCAGCTGCCATCTCAGCCTCCAGCGCGAGGAACGCCTGGCGCAGGCGGGCCTTCTGCTCGAACGGCTGGACAGCATGCGGGTGCCCCACGCGATCGCGGCGGGCGACCTCAACGAAGGGCCGGAAGGGCCGGCGTTCGAGCGGCTGGCCGGGCGGCTCCAGGACTGCCGGGCCGTACGCCCCTGGGGCGGCGAGGCCACCTTCCCGCCGGACGAGCCCCGACGGCGCATCGACGCGGTGTTCGCCACGGACGGCATCGAGGTGCTCGGCTGCGGTGTCCCCTCGGGCCTGCCCGGCGTCACCGACGCGGACCTGCGGGCCGCCACGGACCACCTGCCGGTGCTGGCGGCACTCCGGGTGCCCGCCCTGTCCACGACGGCCCGGCCGGCCTGA
- a CDS encoding glycosyltransferase family 4 protein, whose amino-acid sequence MDKTLIVTNDFPPRPGGIQAFLHNMALRVDPGQLVVYASTWKRSPEGVAATAAFDAEQPFTVVRDRTTMLLPTPAVTRRASRLLREHGCSSVWFGAAAPLGLMGPALRKAGARRIVATSHGHEAGWAQLPGSRQLLRRIGEGTDTITYLGEYTRSRIAAALTPEAAGRMVQLPPGVDEKTFHPASGGDRVRAGLGLSDRPVVVCVSRLVPRKGQDTLILAMPAILAREPDTVLLIVGGGPYEGELKKLAAETGVTDSVRFTGPVPWEELPAHYGAGDVFAMPCRTRRGGLDVEGLGIVYLEASATGLPVVAGDSGGAPDAVLDGETGWVVRGGSAEESADRIVTLLGDPELRRRMGERGRAWVEEKWRWDLLAEKLKTLL is encoded by the coding sequence ATGGACAAGACCCTGATCGTGACGAACGATTTTCCGCCCCGGCCCGGTGGTATCCAGGCGTTTCTGCACAACATGGCGCTGCGCGTGGACCCCGGGCAGCTCGTCGTCTACGCCTCCACCTGGAAGCGGAGTCCCGAGGGTGTCGCGGCCACCGCGGCCTTCGACGCGGAGCAGCCCTTCACGGTCGTGCGCGACCGTACGACGATGCTGCTGCCGACTCCGGCGGTCACCCGGCGGGCGAGCCGGCTGCTGCGCGAACACGGCTGCTCCTCCGTCTGGTTCGGCGCGGCGGCCCCCCTCGGCCTGATGGGGCCGGCCCTGCGCAAGGCGGGTGCGCGCCGGATCGTCGCCACCAGCCACGGGCACGAGGCGGGCTGGGCCCAGCTGCCCGGCTCCCGGCAGCTGCTGCGCCGCATCGGCGAGGGCACGGACACGATCACGTACCTCGGCGAGTACACCCGTTCACGGATCGCGGCAGCCCTCACTCCGGAGGCGGCGGGCCGCATGGTCCAGCTGCCGCCCGGGGTCGACGAGAAGACCTTCCACCCGGCCTCCGGCGGCGACCGGGTCCGGGCCGGCCTCGGGCTCTCGGACCGGCCCGTCGTCGTCTGTGTCTCTCGGCTCGTCCCGCGCAAGGGCCAGGACACCCTGATCCTCGCCATGCCCGCGATCCTCGCGCGGGAGCCGGACACGGTGCTCCTGATCGTCGGCGGCGGGCCGTACGAGGGGGAGCTGAAGAAGCTGGCCGCCGAGACCGGTGTGACGGACTCGGTGCGCTTCACCGGCCCGGTGCCGTGGGAGGAACTGCCCGCGCACTACGGCGCCGGTGACGTCTTCGCGATGCCGTGCAGGACCCGCCGCGGCGGGCTCGACGTCGAGGGCCTCGGCATCGTCTACCTGGAGGCGTCGGCGACCGGCCTGCCGGTGGTGGCGGGCGACTCGGGCGGCGCGCCCGACGCCGTGCTCGACGGCGAGACCGGCTGGGTGGTCCGGGGCGGCTCCGCCGAGGAGTCGGCCGACCGGATCGTCACCCTGCTCGGCGATCCGGAGCTGCGGCGGCGGATGGGGGAGCGGGGCAGGGCGTGGGTCGAGGAGAAGTGGCGCTGGGACCTGCTCGCGGAGAAGCTGAAGACGCTTCTTTGA
- a CDS encoding AMP-dependent synthetase/ligase, whose translation MREFSLPALYEVPSDGNLTDLIRRNAAQHPEVAVMSRKVGGVWTDVTATQFLAEVRSAAKGLIASGVQPGDRIALMSRTRYEWVQLDFAIWSAGAVTVPVYETSSPEQVQWILGDSGAVAVIVESDAHAEAVASVREGLPELNHVWQIDKGAVDELTIAGAQVSEETMDLRTVSAKADDPATIVYTSGTTGRPKGCVLTHRSFFAECGNVVERLKPLFRTGECSVLLFLPAAHVFGRLVEVASVMAPIKLGCVPDIKNLTDELAAFRPTLILGVPRVFEKVYNSARAKAQADGKGKIFDRAADTAIAFSRALGTPQGPSLGLKIKHKVFDKLVFSKLRAVLGGRGEYAISGGAPLGERLGHFYRGIGFTVLEGYGLTETCAATAFNPWDRQKIGTVGQPLPGSVVRIADDGEVLLHGEHLFTGYWKNEAASAEALADGWFHTGDIGTLDEDGYLAITGRKKEIIVTAGGKNVAPAVIEDRIRAHALVAECMVVGDGRPFVGALVTLDEEFLGRWAEEHGKPAGSTAVSLREDPELLAEVQRAVDDGNAAVSKAESVRKFRILAAQFTEEAGHITPSLKLKRNVVAKDFADEVESIYRA comes from the coding sequence TTGCGCGAGTTCAGCCTTCCGGCCCTGTACGAGGTCCCCTCGGACGGCAACCTGACGGATCTCATCCGCCGCAATGCCGCTCAGCATCCCGAAGTCGCGGTGATGAGCCGCAAGGTGGGCGGCGTCTGGACGGACGTCACCGCCACCCAGTTCCTCGCCGAGGTCAGAAGCGCGGCCAAGGGGCTGATCGCGTCAGGCGTGCAGCCCGGCGACCGGATCGCCCTGATGTCGCGCACCCGCTACGAGTGGGTGCAGCTGGACTTCGCGATCTGGAGCGCCGGCGCGGTCACCGTCCCGGTCTACGAGACCAGCTCCCCCGAGCAGGTCCAGTGGATACTGGGCGACTCCGGAGCCGTCGCCGTCATCGTGGAGAGCGACGCCCACGCCGAGGCCGTCGCCTCCGTGCGCGAGGGCCTTCCCGAGCTGAACCACGTGTGGCAGATCGACAAGGGCGCGGTCGACGAACTGACCATCGCCGGGGCGCAGGTCTCGGAGGAGACCATGGATCTGCGCACGGTGAGCGCCAAGGCCGACGACCCGGCCACCATCGTCTACACCTCGGGCACCACGGGCCGCCCCAAGGGCTGTGTGCTGACGCACCGCAGCTTCTTCGCGGAGTGCGGCAACGTCGTGGAGCGGCTGAAGCCCCTCTTCCGTACCGGCGAGTGTTCCGTCCTGCTCTTCCTGCCCGCCGCGCACGTCTTCGGCCGGCTGGTCGAGGTGGCCTCCGTGATGGCCCCGATCAAGCTCGGCTGCGTGCCGGACATCAAGAACCTCACCGATGAGCTGGCGGCCTTCAGGCCGACCCTGATCCTCGGTGTGCCGCGGGTCTTCGAGAAGGTCTACAACTCGGCGCGCGCCAAGGCGCAGGCCGACGGCAAGGGCAAGATCTTCGACCGGGCCGCCGACACCGCGATCGCGTTCAGCCGCGCGCTGGGCACCCCGCAGGGTCCGTCCCTCGGCCTGAAGATCAAGCACAAGGTCTTCGACAAGCTGGTCTTCAGCAAGCTGCGGGCCGTGCTCGGCGGCCGGGGCGAGTACGCGATCTCCGGCGGCGCCCCGCTCGGCGAGCGGCTCGGGCACTTCTACCGCGGTATCGGCTTCACGGTGCTGGAGGGCTACGGCCTGACCGAGACCTGTGCGGCCACCGCCTTCAACCCGTGGGACCGCCAGAAGATCGGCACGGTCGGTCAGCCGCTGCCCGGTTCGGTCGTCCGGATCGCCGACGACGGCGAGGTGCTGCTGCACGGCGAGCACCTGTTCACGGGCTACTGGAAGAACGAGGCGGCGTCGGCCGAGGCACTGGCCGACGGCTGGTTCCACACCGGTGACATCGGCACGCTCGACGAGGACGGCTATCTCGCGATCACCGGCCGCAAGAAGGAGATCATCGTGACGGCGGGCGGCAAGAACGTCGCCCCCGCCGTGATCGAGGACCGGATCCGCGCGCACGCGCTGGTCGCCGAGTGCATGGTGGTCGGCGACGGCCGCCCGTTCGTGGGCGCGCTGGTCACCCTGGACGAGGAGTTCCTCGGCCGCTGGGCCGAGGAGCACGGCAAGCCCGCCGGTTCCACGGCCGTGTCGCTGCGCGAGGACCCGGAGCTGCTGGCCGAGGTGCAGCGTGCCGTGGACGACGGCAACGCCGCGGTGTCCAAGGCCGAGTCCGTACGCAAGTTCCGCATCCTGGCCGCGCAGTTCACCGAGGAGGCGGGCCACATCACGCCGTCGCTGAAGCTGAAGCGCAACGTGGTCGCGAAGGACTTCGCCGACGAGGTCGAGTCCATCTACCGCGCCTGA
- a CDS encoding ArsA family ATPase, whose translation MRTVLVTGPGGAGRTTVAAATALAAARAGLRTLFVSADAVPGFPTGTEPAEVTDGLRYARIDSGEHFREELLALQDRASGVLGLLGANRLAGEELTELPGSTQFALLHTLRRAAEGDWSKDGTDVLVVDLPPLREALAVLALPDQLRRYLRRLLPQERQAARALRPVLAQLAGVPAPAQWLYEAAARKDAELAAVQALIEDGSTTVRLVAEPGPAAEETLRTARAGLALQGLRVDALVAGRVLPRHSVDPWLAGLAAQQEKCLDHWSQEWAPTTPVREAAHLGHDPRGLDDLALLGDLAPDDRTPGPADDPWWIEDTRTADPSGDAADGTLVWCLPLPGARKDELQLVRRGDELLLTVGPFHRIVRLESGLRRCTVSGAALTDGVLRVRFTPDPALWPRSR comes from the coding sequence GTGCGTACGGTCCTGGTCACCGGCCCCGGCGGCGCAGGCCGTACGACGGTCGCCGCGGCGACCGCCCTGGCCGCCGCACGCGCCGGGCTGCGCACCCTGTTCGTCTCCGCCGACGCCGTACCCGGATTCCCCACCGGCACGGAACCCGCCGAGGTCACCGACGGACTGCGGTACGCCCGCATCGACTCCGGCGAGCACTTCCGCGAGGAACTCCTCGCCCTCCAGGACCGGGCGTCCGGAGTGCTGGGCCTGCTCGGAGCCAACCGCCTCGCCGGCGAGGAACTCACCGAACTTCCCGGCAGCACACAGTTCGCGCTCCTCCACACGCTGCGGCGCGCCGCAGAGGGCGACTGGTCGAAGGACGGCACGGACGTCCTCGTCGTCGACCTGCCGCCGCTGCGCGAGGCCCTCGCCGTCCTCGCCCTGCCCGATCAGCTGCGCCGTTATCTGCGCCGCCTCCTGCCCCAGGAACGCCAGGCCGCCCGCGCCCTGCGTCCGGTCCTCGCCCAGCTCGCCGGGGTTCCCGCGCCCGCGCAGTGGCTGTACGAGGCCGCCGCCCGCAAGGACGCCGAGCTGGCCGCGGTCCAGGCCCTGATCGAGGACGGCTCGACGACCGTCCGGCTGGTCGCCGAACCCGGCCCGGCCGCCGAGGAGACCCTGCGCACCGCCCGTGCCGGACTCGCCCTGCAGGGACTGCGCGTCGACGCGCTCGTGGCCGGCCGCGTGCTGCCCCGGCACTCCGTGGACCCCTGGCTCGCCGGCCTCGCCGCCCAGCAGGAGAAGTGCCTCGACCACTGGTCGCAGGAGTGGGCCCCCACGACCCCCGTGCGCGAGGCGGCCCACCTCGGCCACGATCCACGGGGCCTGGACGATCTGGCCCTTCTCGGCGACCTCGCACCCGACGACCGGACACCGGGCCCCGCCGACGACCCCTGGTGGATCGAGGACACCCGGACCGCGGACCCGTCCGGGGACGCGGCCGACGGGACCCTCGTCTGGTGCCTGCCGCTGCCCGGCGCCCGCAAGGACGAGCTCCAGCTCGTCCGCCGCGGCGACGAACTGCTCCTCACCGTCGGCCCGTTCCACCGGATCGTGCGACTGGAGTCCGGGCTGCGCCGCTGCACCGTCTCCGGAGCGGCGCTCACGGACGGCGTGCTGCGTGTCCGGTTCACGCCGGACCCGGCTCTCTGGCCGCGGAGCCGATGA